From the Natrarchaeobaculum aegyptiacum genome, one window contains:
- a CDS encoding universal stress protein, with translation MSRTILVPVDGSPMSWQALEHALEMIDEGTIVALHVLNPTDPGYSLAEDVDVRTEPQHGSPEWYERAAEKERRLFEDVRERAGDQESSIRTDDVTGDPAEEIVDYVEAHDVDHVVIGGHGRSGPTRVLLGTTAELVVRRSPVPVTVVRDVEAD, from the coding sequence ATGTCCCGCACGATACTCGTCCCGGTCGATGGCTCACCGATGTCCTGGCAGGCGCTCGAGCACGCCCTCGAGATGATCGACGAGGGCACGATCGTTGCATTGCACGTCCTCAATCCGACCGATCCCGGTTACAGTCTGGCAGAAGACGTCGACGTTCGCACGGAACCACAGCACGGCTCTCCGGAGTGGTACGAGCGAGCGGCCGAAAAAGAACGACGGCTGTTCGAAGACGTCCGCGAGCGGGCCGGTGACCAGGAGAGCTCGATTCGTACCGACGACGTCACTGGCGATCCGGCCGAAGAGATCGTCGACTACGTCGAAGCGCACGACGTCGATCACGTCGTGATCGGTGGACACGGCCGATCCGGACCGACGCGGGTCCTTCTCGGAACGACTGCGGAACTCGTCGTTCGCCGGTCACCGGTTCCCGTCACGGTCGTCAGAGACGTCGAGGCCGACTGA
- a CDS encoding FAD-binding oxidoreductase produces MAFEFLSETSLSDGQISTQEARRQEHSTDWGTPESEASMPDVVVWPESTADVSSVLAAANDRGVPVTPYAAGTSLEGHAVPVEGGISMNMTRMDEVLEIRPADFQIDVQPGLLGSKIDDAANPHGLFFPPLPSSGKISTIGGMIANDASGMQTVKYGEIHDWVLRLEAVLPDGTIVETGSRAAKTSSGYNLMDLLVGSEGTLAVVTEATLELAGLPEQVWGGRVIFEDRTQASAAIADIVQSGAEVAKIELIDDLSAAMANRYLDADFPTAPMAFIEIHRNHNIEDEVDFCRTILEEYDVREMTFEESGPEMESIWEVREEMASALKHYDPDLSMLTSGDVTVPISTYSDLIEYISTLEAEHDLEIPSFGHAGDGNVHYTVMVREGDDEHRALGKRVDEQIVRRAIELGGTSTGEHGVGLGKQQYLPEEYNDATVDLMRRVKTAFDPNGILNPGKMF; encoded by the coding sequence GGCGTCGATGCCCGACGTCGTCGTCTGGCCGGAATCGACTGCGGACGTCTCGAGCGTTCTCGCAGCGGCTAACGACCGTGGCGTCCCGGTAACGCCCTACGCGGCCGGGACGAGCCTCGAGGGCCACGCCGTTCCCGTCGAGGGTGGAATCAGCATGAACATGACCCGGATGGACGAGGTTCTCGAGATCCGACCGGCGGATTTCCAGATCGACGTCCAGCCCGGGTTGCTGGGATCGAAGATCGACGACGCCGCGAATCCTCACGGCCTGTTCTTCCCGCCGTTGCCCTCCTCGGGGAAGATCTCGACGATCGGCGGCATGATCGCCAACGACGCAAGCGGCATGCAGACGGTCAAGTACGGCGAGATCCACGACTGGGTGCTCAGACTCGAGGCCGTTCTCCCCGATGGTACCATCGTCGAGACGGGAAGTCGGGCGGCCAAAACCTCGAGTGGCTACAATCTGATGGACCTGCTCGTCGGGAGTGAAGGAACACTCGCGGTCGTCACAGAGGCCACGCTCGAATTGGCCGGACTACCAGAGCAGGTCTGGGGCGGGCGAGTGATCTTCGAGGATCGAACGCAGGCCTCGGCGGCGATCGCCGACATCGTCCAGTCGGGCGCGGAGGTGGCAAAGATCGAACTGATCGACGACCTCAGTGCAGCGATGGCAAACCGGTACCTCGACGCCGACTTCCCCACCGCGCCGATGGCGTTTATCGAGATCCACCGTAACCACAACATCGAGGACGAGGTCGACTTCTGTCGAACCATACTCGAGGAGTACGACGTCAGGGAGATGACCTTCGAGGAGTCCGGTCCGGAGATGGAGTCGATCTGGGAGGTTCGCGAGGAGATGGCCTCGGCGCTGAAACACTACGATCCGGACCTGTCGATGCTCACCTCGGGCGACGTCACCGTCCCGATCAGCACGTACAGCGACCTCATCGAATACATCTCGACCCTCGAGGCCGAACACGACCTCGAGATTCCGTCGTTCGGACACGCAGGCGACGGCAACGTCCACTACACGGTGATGGTCCGGGAGGGAGACGACGAGCACCGCGCGCTCGGCAAGCGAGTCGACGAACAGATCGTCCGGCGAGCGATCGAACTCGGCGGGACGTCGACCGGCGAACACGGGGTCGGTCTCGGGAAACAGCAGTACCTCCCCGAGGAGTACAACGACGCGACGGTCGACCTCATGAGACGCGTCAAGACGGCGTTCGACCCGAACGGCATCCTCAACCCCGGAAAGATGTTCTGA
- a CDS encoding cytochrome d ubiquinol oxidase subunit II has protein sequence MTRLLSDSAYLLESLPEIWFGLVVVALGVYLLLDGFDFGLGILYAEATESERQTMLAAFGPVWKANEVWLVLFGTVLFAGFPAVYANLLSRHYLLVFAILFALALRGLGSKLREERDDEEWVRFWDACFVVGSITSPFLLGVFVASWVLGEPSALAVGPFVVGLTIVVLTVVLGAAFLGVKTDGELRARVSRRGQLATATYLGLFVLTAVVLYGRYPELQSTLLSGSTVAVVAASVAFGAGSIVSFSRAWFRTAVVAAAGLAAAFVVFVGTLLYPWVDPAATLTITDAIVSPLPLNMTSIVAAIFMPVIVGYFVFLYSLFSGPTPATSY, from the coding sequence ATGACTAGACTCCTCTCTGACTCGGCGTACCTGCTCGAGTCGTTGCCGGAGATCTGGTTCGGACTCGTGGTCGTCGCACTGGGAGTCTATCTGCTGCTCGACGGGTTCGACTTCGGACTGGGGATCCTGTACGCCGAGGCGACCGAATCCGAACGCCAGACGATGCTCGCGGCGTTCGGTCCGGTCTGGAAAGCCAACGAGGTCTGGCTCGTCCTGTTCGGGACGGTGCTGTTCGCGGGGTTTCCGGCGGTCTACGCCAATCTCCTGTCGCGCCATTACCTGCTGGTGTTCGCGATCCTGTTCGCGCTGGCGCTCCGCGGACTCGGGTCGAAGCTCCGGGAAGAGCGCGACGACGAGGAGTGGGTCCGGTTCTGGGACGCCTGTTTCGTCGTCGGAAGCATCACTTCGCCGTTCTTGCTCGGCGTCTTCGTCGCGAGCTGGGTCCTCGGGGAACCGTCGGCACTCGCGGTGGGGCCGTTCGTCGTCGGTCTCACCATCGTCGTTCTCACCGTCGTCCTCGGCGCTGCCTTCCTCGGGGTGAAAACCGACGGCGAACTCCGTGCCCGCGTCAGCAGACGCGGGCAGTTGGCGACGGCCACGTACCTCGGGTTGTTCGTCCTGACCGCGGTGGTGCTGTACGGTCGGTACCCCGAACTCCAGTCGACGCTGCTGTCCGGGTCGACCGTGGCAGTCGTCGCCGCCTCGGTCGCGTTCGGGGCTGGCTCCATCGTTTCGTTCTCGCGGGCGTGGTTCCGAACTGCCGTGGTCGCCGCCGCCGGTCTCGCAGCAGCGTTCGTCGTCTTCGTCGGCACGCTCCTCTATCCGTGGGTCGACCCAGCGGCGACGCTCACGATCACAGACGCGATCGTCTCGCCATTACCACTCAACATGACGTCGATCGTGGCTGCGATCTTCATGCCGGTGATCGTCGGCTACTTCGTGTTCCTCTACTCGCTGTTCAGCGGACCGACACCGGCGACGTCCTACTGA